The Cyprinus carpio isolate SPL01 chromosome B17, ASM1834038v1, whole genome shotgun sequence genome has a window encoding:
- the colec11 gene encoding collectin-11 isoform X2, with amino-acid sequence MGGEKLVACMLVTVLSLTLIRSVYGQHMPEEACLVQILVPGLKGEPGEKGEKGAPGRPGRIGPPGEPGPPGDKGQKGSTGHYGKMGPAGLKGIKGDMGDPGPKGPNGEPGVPCECAPLRKMIGEMDIQVAQLTNELKFIKNALPSPAAVAGIKETDSKVYLLVKEEKRYRDAEVFCKGRGGHLAMPKDAAANRAIAGYITEAGLSRVYIGINDLEREGHFVYVERSPMTTFSKWREGEPNNAYDDEDCVEMVSSGEWIDVACHLTMYFVCEFDKDKV; translated from the exons ATGGGTGGAGAAAAGCTGGTGGCTTGCATGTTGGTCACTGTGTTAAGTCTGACACTAATAAGGTCAGTTTATGGTCAGCACATGCCAGAAGAAGCGTGCTTGGTCCAGATCCTCGTCCCTGGACTCAAAG GTGAACCAGGAGAGAAAGGAGAGAAAGGAGCACCTGGGAGACCTGGGAGAATAGGGCCACCTGGAGAGCCAG GTCCCCCCGGAGACAAAGGCCAAAAAGGTAGCACTGGACATTATGGGAAGATGGGTCCCGCTGGACTCAAAG GTATAAAAGGTGATATGGGAGATCCAGGACCCAAGGGCCCAAATGGAGAGCCAG GCGTCCCCTGTGAGTGTGCACCCTTACGGAAAATGATTGGTGAAATGGATATTCAAGTGGCGCAATTAACCAATGAGCTGAAGTTCATTAAAAATG CCCTGCCCTCCCCCGCAGCTGTCGCTGGCATCAAAGAGACAGACAGCAAGGTCTATCTGCTGGTGAAGGAGGAAAAACGCTACAGGGACGCAGAGGTGTTTTGTAAGGGGCGAGGTGGACACTTGGCTATGCCCAAAGACGCAGCGGCTAACAGAGCCATCGCTGGCTACATCACTGAAGCTGGCCTCAGTAGAGTGTATATCGGCATTAATGACCTGGAGCGAGAAGGGCATTTTGTGTATGTGGAGCGCTCACCCATGACCACTTTCAGCAAGTGGAGGGAGGGCGAGCCAAACAACGCTTACGATGATGAGGATTGCGTCGAGATGGTGTCTTCAGGCGAGTGGATTGATGTGGCTTGTCACCTCACCATGTACTTCGTGTGTGAGTTTGACAAGGACAAAGTATGA
- the colec11 gene encoding collectin-11 isoform X3 translates to MGGEKLVACMLVTVLSLTLIRSVYGQHMPEEACLVQILVPGLKGEPGEKGEKGAPGRPGRIGPPGEPGPPGDKGQKGSTGHYGKMGPAGLKGIKGDMGDPGPKGPNGEPGVPCECAPLRKMIGEMDIQVAQLTNELKFIKNAVAGIKETDSKVYLLVKEEKRYRDAEVFCKGRGGHLAMPKDAAANRAIAGYITEAGLSRVYIGINDLEREGHFVYVERSPMTTFSKWREGEPNNAYDDEDCVEMVSSGEWIDVACHLTMYFVCEFDKDKV, encoded by the exons ATGGGTGGAGAAAAGCTGGTGGCTTGCATGTTGGTCACTGTGTTAAGTCTGACACTAATAAGGTCAGTTTATGGTCAGCACATGCCAGAAGAAGCGTGCTTGGTCCAGATCCTCGTCCCTGGACTCAAAG GTGAACCAGGAGAGAAAGGAGAGAAAGGAGCACCTGGGAGACCTGGGAGAATAGGGCCACCTGGAGAGCCAG GTCCCCCCGGAGACAAAGGCCAAAAAGGTAGCACTGGACATTATGGGAAGATGGGTCCCGCTGGACTCAAAG GTATAAAAGGTGATATGGGAGATCCAGGACCCAAGGGCCCAAATGGAGAGCCAG GCGTCCCCTGTGAGTGTGCACCCTTACGGAAAATGATTGGTGAAATGGATATTCAAGTGGCGCAATTAACCAATGAGCTGAAGTTCATTAAAAATG CTGTCGCTGGCATCAAAGAGACAGACAGCAAGGTCTATCTGCTGGTGAAGGAGGAAAAACGCTACAGGGACGCAGAGGTGTTTTGTAAGGGGCGAGGTGGACACTTGGCTATGCCCAAAGACGCAGCGGCTAACAGAGCCATCGCTGGCTACATCACTGAAGCTGGCCTCAGTAGAGTGTATATCGGCATTAATGACCTGGAGCGAGAAGGGCATTTTGTGTATGTGGAGCGCTCACCCATGACCACTTTCAGCAAGTGGAGGGAGGGCGAGCCAAACAACGCTTACGATGATGAGGATTGCGTCGAGATGGTGTCTTCAGGCGAGTGGATTGATGTGGCTTGTCACCTCACCATGTACTTCGTGTGTGAGTTTGACAAGGACAAAGTATGA
- the colec11 gene encoding collectin-11 isoform X1: MGGEKLVACMLVTVLSLTLIRSVYGQHMPEEACLVQILVPGLKGEPGEKGEKGAPGRPGRIGPPGEPGPPGDKGQKGSTGHYGKMGPAGLKGIKGDMGDPGPKGPNGEPGVPCECAPLRKMIGEMDIQVAQLTNELKFIKNDPHFSALPSPAAVAGIKETDSKVYLLVKEEKRYRDAEVFCKGRGGHLAMPKDAAANRAIAGYITEAGLSRVYIGINDLEREGHFVYVERSPMTTFSKWREGEPNNAYDDEDCVEMVSSGEWIDVACHLTMYFVCEFDKDKV, translated from the exons ATGGGTGGAGAAAAGCTGGTGGCTTGCATGTTGGTCACTGTGTTAAGTCTGACACTAATAAGGTCAGTTTATGGTCAGCACATGCCAGAAGAAGCGTGCTTGGTCCAGATCCTCGTCCCTGGACTCAAAG GTGAACCAGGAGAGAAAGGAGAGAAAGGAGCACCTGGGAGACCTGGGAGAATAGGGCCACCTGGAGAGCCAG GTCCCCCCGGAGACAAAGGCCAAAAAGGTAGCACTGGACATTATGGGAAGATGGGTCCCGCTGGACTCAAAG GTATAAAAGGTGATATGGGAGATCCAGGACCCAAGGGCCCAAATGGAGAGCCAG GCGTCCCCTGTGAGTGTGCACCCTTACGGAAAATGATTGGTGAAATGGATATTCAAGTGGCGCAATTAACCAATGAGCTGAAGTTCATTAAAAATG ATCCTCATTTTTCAGCCCTGCCCTCCCCCGCAGCTGTCGCTGGCATCAAAGAGACAGACAGCAAGGTCTATCTGCTGGTGAAGGAGGAAAAACGCTACAGGGACGCAGAGGTGTTTTGTAAGGGGCGAGGTGGACACTTGGCTATGCCCAAAGACGCAGCGGCTAACAGAGCCATCGCTGGCTACATCACTGAAGCTGGCCTCAGTAGAGTGTATATCGGCATTAATGACCTGGAGCGAGAAGGGCATTTTGTGTATGTGGAGCGCTCACCCATGACCACTTTCAGCAAGTGGAGGGAGGGCGAGCCAAACAACGCTTACGATGATGAGGATTGCGTCGAGATGGTGTCTTCAGGCGAGTGGATTGATGTGGCTTGTCACCTCACCATGTACTTCGTGTGTGAGTTTGACAAGGACAAAGTATGA